One region of Streptomyces leeuwenhoekii genomic DNA includes:
- a CDS encoding TetR/AcrR family transcriptional regulator, with protein sequence MASTARRPSRVAKLPPRERILDAAEELFQSEGIQRVSVQAIAERAETTKMAIYRHFETKDALVAEWLRIVAADYQAAFDRAEAEHPGRPREQILALARFIAEGLPAISHRGCPFINSLAELPDRSHPARQVIEKHKAHQTRRLVGMCAGAGLPDPEQAAAEITFVLEGAQVSTQNGSIEQAGNRLMRTVEGLLDRHRSRCGSPDGPPQRSAR encoded by the coding sequence ATGGCATCGACCGCCAGAAGGCCGAGCAGGGTGGCGAAACTGCCGCCTCGTGAGCGCATCCTCGATGCGGCGGAAGAGCTCTTCCAGAGCGAGGGGATCCAGCGGGTCAGCGTCCAGGCGATCGCCGAGCGGGCCGAGACCACCAAAATGGCGATCTACCGGCACTTCGAAACCAAGGACGCGCTGGTCGCCGAGTGGCTGCGGATCGTCGCCGCCGACTACCAGGCGGCCTTCGACCGGGCCGAGGCCGAACACCCCGGCCGACCCAGGGAGCAGATCCTTGCCCTGGCCCGCTTCATCGCCGAGGGATTGCCGGCGATCTCGCACCGGGGCTGCCCGTTCATCAACTCCCTCGCCGAGCTGCCCGACCGCTCCCATCCCGCACGGCAAGTGATCGAGAAGCACAAGGCCCACCAGACCCGCAGGCTGGTCGGCATGTGCGCCGGGGCCGGGCTGCCCGACCCCGAGCAGGCCGCGGCCGAGATCACCTTCGTGCTCGAAGGCGCGCAGGTCAGCACGCAGAACGGAAGCATCGAGCAGGCGGGGAATCGGCTGATGAGGACCGTCGAGGGGCTCCTGGATCGGCACCGCTCCCGTTGCGGCAGCCCTGACGGGCCACCACAACGGTCTGCGCGCTGA
- a CDS encoding helix-turn-helix transcriptional regulator, translating to MELESLGAFLKTRRDRVTPADVGLRAYGTARRVPGLRREELAQLAGVSAGYYTRLEQGQAGTASRQVLDALARVLRLDAVETAHLHNLARQPAAPRLVRPRPEAPHPRVLALLASLGETTPAVVLGRRGDVLAWNHAGHALVAEHVDFDAPGDPSTRPSVPRMFFLDSHTRDLYRNWAELARIHVAYLRLTAGRYPTDARLVELIGELAIRSGDFATLWAQGDVADCTVGRMRLRHPTVGGIDVDYQVWLQPDSPDHRLEVYTPNDSASADALRLLARQAAARREPEAAPAVSSRRPAS from the coding sequence ATGGAGCTGGAGAGCCTCGGTGCCTTTCTCAAGACCCGCCGCGACCGGGTCACCCCCGCCGACGTCGGACTGCGCGCCTACGGCACCGCCCGCCGCGTACCGGGCCTGCGCCGCGAGGAGCTGGCCCAGCTCGCCGGGGTCAGCGCCGGGTACTACACCCGGCTGGAGCAGGGGCAGGCCGGGACGGCCTCCCGGCAGGTCCTCGACGCGCTCGCCCGTGTCCTCCGGCTCGACGCCGTGGAGACCGCGCACCTGCACAACCTCGCCCGCCAGCCCGCCGCGCCCCGCCTGGTCCGCCCGCGCCCGGAAGCACCGCATCCGCGGGTGCTGGCCCTCCTGGCGTCCCTGGGCGAGACCACACCGGCCGTCGTGCTCGGGCGGCGCGGTGACGTACTGGCCTGGAACCACGCCGGACACGCCCTCGTCGCGGAGCACGTCGACTTCGACGCACCCGGGGATCCATCGACCCGGCCGTCCGTGCCCCGGATGTTCTTCCTCGACTCCCACACCCGCGACCTGTACCGGAACTGGGCCGAGCTGGCCCGTATCCACGTCGCCTACCTGCGGCTCACCGCGGGCCGGTATCCCACGGACGCCCGCCTGGTCGAACTCATCGGCGAACTCGCCATACGCAGCGGTGACTTCGCCACCCTGTGGGCACAGGGCGACGTCGCCGACTGCACCGTCGGCAGGATGCGCTTGCGGCACCCCACCGTCGGCGGGATCGACGTCGACTACCAGGTGTGGCTCCAGCCCGACAGCCCCGACCACCGGCTCGAGGTCTACACGCCCAACGACAGCGCCTCGGCCGACGCGCTGCGCCTGCTGGCCCGCCAAGCCGCCGCTCGGCGGGAGCCCGAGGCGGCCCCGGCCGTGTCGTCCCGACGCCCGGCCTCGTGA
- a CDS encoding MFS transporter, whose protein sequence is MNEQRFSHSPELRAWLGLLVVLGPVLLVAMDGSVLFLAMPEVTDALEPTADQALWILDGYGFAVGSLLIAFGGIGDRYGRLRLMMIGTAVFGAGSAGAALASGPELLIAFRALMGVAGATLLPSALAVLSELFTDPRRRARAIGIFAAAFAAGFAIGPVVGGQLLSRFWWGSVFLINLPVVLLFLLLAPVLLREVRAPRTGRVDVLSVVLSVSGLLPAVYAIKHTAAEGFTGASVAAGAAGAAVLGWFGRRQLRLEHPLIDLRLFRDRVFTIAVVTGLLPLAAWSATAYLAGVYLQSVHGVPVLRAALLALPGATVLTATCVVTPALVARIGTRAALLTCHVLVAAGLFLLLPTTVSGGIGWYVASTVVAAMGYGISFSVVADTAVAAVPAERAGSAAAIAETSNEIGNALGIALLGSLAAVLFRLQGPGLAGTLGETLRIPGLAPEVIGDAKSAFVTGLHAAALAAALLHCALAVLALRWIPREPSGTGGTGAEPLTGAGEASGVR, encoded by the coding sequence ATGAACGAACAGCGCTTTTCCCACTCTCCCGAGCTGCGGGCGTGGCTCGGTCTGCTGGTGGTCCTGGGGCCGGTCCTGCTGGTGGCGATGGACGGCTCGGTCCTGTTCCTGGCGATGCCCGAGGTCACCGATGCCCTGGAGCCGACAGCCGATCAGGCGTTGTGGATCCTCGACGGTTACGGGTTCGCGGTCGGGTCGCTGCTCATCGCGTTCGGCGGCATCGGCGACCGGTACGGCAGGCTCCGGCTGATGATGATCGGCACGGCGGTGTTCGGCGCCGGCTCGGCGGGCGCGGCGCTGGCCTCCGGGCCGGAGCTGCTGATCGCGTTCCGGGCGCTGATGGGTGTGGCGGGGGCGACGCTGCTGCCGTCGGCGCTGGCGGTGCTGAGCGAACTGTTCACCGATCCTCGCCGGCGAGCCAGGGCGATCGGTATCTTCGCCGCGGCCTTCGCCGCCGGGTTCGCGATCGGACCGGTCGTGGGCGGGCAGTTGCTGAGCCGTTTCTGGTGGGGGTCGGTCTTCCTGATCAATCTTCCCGTGGTCCTGCTGTTCCTGCTGCTGGCCCCGGTCCTGCTCCGCGAGGTGCGAGCCCCCCGCACGGGCCGCGTCGACGTCCTGAGCGTGGTGCTCTCCGTCTCGGGTCTCCTGCCGGCCGTCTACGCGATCAAGCACACCGCGGCGGAGGGGTTCACGGGGGCCTCGGTGGCCGCCGGTGCCGCCGGTGCGGCCGTGCTGGGCTGGTTCGGCCGGCGGCAACTGCGCCTGGAACACCCGCTGATCGACCTCCGGCTCTTCCGGGACCGGGTCTTCACGATCGCGGTCGTCACCGGGCTGCTGCCCCTGGCCGCTTGGTCGGCGACGGCCTATCTGGCCGGCGTCTACCTCCAGTCCGTCCACGGCGTGCCCGTCCTGCGGGCGGCTCTCCTCGCGCTCCCCGGCGCGACCGTACTCACCGCCACCTGCGTCGTCACACCGGCACTGGTCGCCCGCATCGGCACCCGGGCGGCGCTCCTCACCTGCCATGTCCTGGTCGCCGCCGGGCTGTTCCTGCTGTTGCCCACCACGGTCTCCGGCGGGATCGGCTGGTACGTCGCCTCCACCGTCGTCGCCGCGATGGGCTACGGCATCTCCTTCAGCGTCGTCGCCGACACCGCCGTCGCCGCGGTTCCCGCCGAACGCGCCGGTTCCGCGGCGGCGATCGCCGAAACCAGCAACGAGATCGGCAACGCCCTCGGCATCGCCCTCCTCGGGTCGCTGGCCGCGGTGTTGTTCAGGCTCCAGGGGCCGGGGCTCGCCGGCACCCTCGGCGAAACGCTCCGCATCCCGGGCCTGGCCCCCGAGGTGATCGGCGACGCCAAGTCCGCCTTCGTCACCGGTCTGCACGCCGCCGCCCTCGCCGCGGCTCTCCTCCACTGCGCGCTGGCCGTCCTGGCGCTGCGCTGGATACCGAGGGAACCGTCCGGTACGGGCGGCACCGGCGCGGAGCCGCTCACCGGGGCCGGCGAAGCAAGCGGCGTGCGCTGA
- a CDS encoding DUF1648 domain-containing protein, whose protein sequence is MVWSPPVRFWLLPNAVLLVVLAVWGAVRYPRLPARIPQHIGSGGVDAWTDRSIGSAFVLVFVYAGVTVLMAGCAELTLRMTPRDELPGDDGVFTPARASLSLLNRPGSRASARRIARALLLVDMCIGVAFLPACGVLWRSSPDPDVPGWLFTAMSLPLLAGTALTVVAAVRDRRL, encoded by the coding sequence ATGGTGTGGTCTCCTCCGGTCCGGTTCTGGTTGCTCCCCAACGCCGTCCTGCTGGTCGTACTGGCCGTGTGGGGCGCGGTCCGCTATCCGCGGCTGCCGGCGCGGATACCGCAGCACATCGGCTCCGGTGGCGTGGACGCCTGGACGGACCGCTCGATCGGCAGCGCGTTCGTGCTCGTCTTCGTCTACGCGGGGGTCACGGTGCTGATGGCGGGATGCGCGGAGCTGACGCTGCGGATGACGCCCCGTGACGAACTGCCCGGCGATGACGGGGTGTTCACGCCCGCCCGGGCGTCCCTGTCGCTGCTGAACCGGCCCGGCAGCCGCGCCTCGGCGCGCCGGATCGCGCGCGCCCTGCTGCTGGTCGACATGTGCATCGGCGTGGCGTTCCTGCCCGCCTGCGGTGTCCTGTGGCGTTCCTCTCCCGACCCGGACGTGCCCGGGTGGCTGTTCACCGCGATGAGTCTGCCGCTCCTCGCCGGTACCGCGCTGACGGTCGTGGCGGCGGTGCGGGACCGGAGGCTCTGA
- a CDS encoding VOC family protein, whose amino-acid sequence MTSVKPVQVTFDCADPERVARFWCEVLGYVVPPPPEGFATWDDYNRSLPPEDQGSWFACVDPSGVGPRLYFQRVPEGKVAKNRVHLDVRVGTGLVGEERLATLQAECARLVALGAVCVQVLLADEENESCIVMQDIEGNEFCLD is encoded by the coding sequence ATGACATCCGTCAAACCGGTCCAAGTCACCTTCGACTGCGCGGATCCCGAGCGCGTCGCTCGTTTCTGGTGCGAGGTGTTGGGCTACGTCGTACCGCCTCCGCCGGAGGGGTTCGCCACTTGGGACGATTACAACCGCTCGCTGCCGCCTGAGGACCAGGGTTCGTGGTTCGCATGCGTTGATCCCTCAGGTGTGGGCCCGCGACTGTATTTCCAGCGCGTTCCCGAGGGCAAGGTCGCCAAGAACCGGGTCCATCTCGACGTGCGGGTCGGCACCGGACTCGTGGGTGAGGAGCGCCTTGCCACGCTCCAGGCCGAATGCGCACGACTGGTCGCGCTCGGGGCGGTATGCGTACAAGTGCTGCTTGCCGATGAGGAAAACGAGTCGTGCATCGTGATGCAGGACATCGAGGGCAACGAATTCTGTCTCGACTGA
- a CDS encoding CHAT domain-containing protein: MVFAAPNEALTQAREVLAADPSPLHASVAHQVIGIWQRDFGDTRLALTHLRRARDLAARADSADREADVLATLGVALVHTGRTRQGLAAFERGVARGTGHTRARVLYRRAYAWWVLGHHREALEDVRRAVPVLRQADDVIWTARALTLRATVHLALGAVERAEADFAAAEALWETTGQEHDKADSVESRGLAAFRSGDIPAALRLLDEAEERYAKLGTPTFMLNIRRCEVLMAAGLAPEALAEADAAISALDGIGGQSTRKAELLLTAARAARLAGDPRTATERAALAVRLFAGQRRTWWETHARLVLLEARYAAGRGSGRLVADAAAVAERLASFGAPAAPEASLLAGRTALSLGRRADAERHLAAAARSRRSGPPTARVTGWVAQALRARAAGSTRGVLEACRRGLDVLDDHRMTLGAPELRARATEQGAELAALAQRASLACGGPRRLLVWSERWRATALSAPPTRPPADPVLLSGLTAYREIAARAEEARREGRPVPALEREQRRLEREVRSRTLHMRGEAPGDGHRFDVGRLLRRLGDEVRLVELAVVDGRVHVLLCGQGRVRRFQAGLLAEAEREAEHVQAGLRRLAHPGAGARLPLVEAAGRRLQELLLGPVADRLGPGPVVVVPPGRLHRVPWALLPALRERVVSVSPSASSWLRARETAPPSGGRHVLVRGPGLASEGAEVPELAARYDRPTVLEDDAARVPRVLRELDGAALAHIAAHGTFRADSPLFSSLRMADGPLIVHDFERLARSPYRIILSCCDTARFASVGADELLGLVTALLPLGTAGVVACSVPVNDAAVVPLMVALHKGLAAGLSLAQALRDARAALPGDAVHQATGWAFSAFGAA; encoded by the coding sequence ATGGTGTTCGCCGCCCCGAACGAGGCTCTGACGCAGGCGAGAGAGGTGCTCGCCGCCGATCCCTCACCGCTGCACGCGTCCGTCGCCCACCAGGTGATCGGTATCTGGCAGCGGGACTTCGGCGACACCCGGCTCGCCCTGACCCATCTGCGGCGCGCCCGCGACCTGGCGGCCCGCGCGGACTCGGCGGACCGGGAGGCGGACGTGCTGGCCACGCTCGGCGTGGCGCTGGTGCACACGGGCCGCACCCGGCAGGGCCTGGCCGCGTTCGAGCGCGGTGTGGCGCGCGGCACGGGCCACACCCGGGCACGGGTGCTGTACCGGCGGGCGTACGCCTGGTGGGTGCTCGGCCACCACCGGGAGGCGCTGGAGGACGTGCGCCGTGCGGTGCCGGTGCTGCGGCAGGCGGACGACGTGATCTGGACGGCGCGTGCGCTGACGCTGCGCGCCACCGTGCACCTCGCGCTCGGGGCGGTGGAGCGGGCGGAGGCGGACTTCGCCGCGGCGGAGGCGCTGTGGGAGACCACCGGTCAGGAGCACGACAAGGCCGACTCCGTGGAGAGCCGGGGCCTGGCCGCGTTCCGCTCCGGGGACATCCCGGCGGCGCTGAGGCTGCTCGACGAGGCCGAGGAGCGGTACGCCAAGCTCGGCACGCCGACGTTCATGCTGAACATCCGCCGCTGCGAGGTGCTGATGGCGGCGGGGCTCGCGCCCGAGGCGCTGGCCGAGGCGGACGCGGCGATCAGCGCGCTGGACGGCATCGGCGGGCAGTCGACCCGCAAGGCGGAGCTGCTGCTGACCGCCGCCCGGGCGGCCCGGCTGGCGGGCGATCCGCGGACCGCGACCGAGCGCGCGGCGCTCGCCGTGCGCCTCTTCGCCGGACAGCGGCGCACCTGGTGGGAGACGCACGCCCGGCTGGTGCTGCTCGAGGCGCGGTACGCGGCCGGGCGCGGCTCGGGGCGGCTGGTGGCGGACGCGGCGGCGGTGGCGGAGCGGCTGGCCTCCTTCGGGGCTCCGGCCGCGCCGGAGGCGTCGCTGCTCGCGGGCCGGACGGCGCTGTCGCTTGGCCGGCGGGCGGACGCGGAACGGCACCTGGCCGCCGCCGCCCGCAGCCGGCGCAGCGGGCCGCCCACGGCACGGGTGACGGGCTGGGTGGCGCAGGCGCTGCGGGCGCGGGCCGCGGGCTCGACGCGCGGCGTGCTGGAGGCGTGCCGGCGCGGGCTGGACGTGCTCGACGACCACCGGATGACGCTGGGGGCGCCCGAGCTGCGGGCCCGTGCCACCGAGCAGGGCGCGGAGCTGGCGGCGCTGGCGCAGCGGGCGAGCCTGGCCTGTGGCGGTCCGCGGCGGCTGCTGGTGTGGAGCGAGCGCTGGCGGGCGACGGCGCTGTCCGCGCCGCCCACCCGGCCTCCGGCCGACCCGGTGCTGCTGAGCGGGCTGACCGCGTACCGGGAGATCGCGGCGCGCGCGGAGGAGGCGCGCAGGGAGGGGCGGCCGGTGCCCGCCCTGGAGCGGGAGCAGCGGCGCCTGGAGCGCGAGGTGCGCTCACGGACCCTGCACATGCGCGGCGAGGCGCCCGGCGACGGACACCGCTTCGATGTCGGGCGGCTGCTGCGGCGGCTGGGCGACGAGGTGCGGCTGGTGGAGCTGGCCGTGGTCGACGGGCGGGTCCATGTGCTGTTGTGCGGGCAGGGGCGGGTGCGGCGGTTCCAGGCGGGACTGCTGGCCGAGGCGGAGCGGGAGGCCGAGCATGTGCAGGCCGGGCTGCGGCGGCTCGCCCACCCCGGGGCCGGGGCCCGGCTTCCCCTGGTGGAGGCGGCCGGCCGCCGTTTGCAGGAGCTGCTGCTCGGCCCGGTGGCGGACCGGCTGGGGCCGGGGCCGGTCGTGGTGGTCCCACCCGGGCGGCTGCACCGGGTGCCGTGGGCGCTGCTGCCGGCGTTGCGGGAGCGGGTGGTCAGTGTGTCGCCGTCCGCGAGCAGTTGGCTGCGCGCCCGGGAGACCGCGCCGCCGTCCGGTGGCCGGCATGTGCTGGTGCGCGGTCCGGGCCTGGCGAGCGAGGGCGCGGAGGTGCCCGAACTGGCCGCCCGCTACGACCGCCCGACGGTGCTGGAGGACGACGCGGCGCGGGTGCCGCGGGTGTTGCGGGAGCTGGACGGTGCCGCGCTGGCGCACATCGCCGCGCACGGCACCTTCCGCGCGGACAGCCCGCTGTTCTCGTCGCTGCGGATGGCCGACGGCCCGCTCATCGTGCACGACTTCGAACGCCTCGCCCGCAGCCCGTACCGGATCATCCTGTCCTGCTGCGACACCGCGCGTTTCGCCTCGGTGGGCGCGGACGAACTGCTGGGCCTGGTGACCGCGTTGCTGCCGCTCGGCACGGCCGGGGTGGTGGCGTGCAGCGTGCCCGTCAACGACGCCGCGGTGGTGCCGCTGATGGTCGCTCTCCACAAGGGGCTGGCCGCCGGGCTGTCCCTGGCTCAGGCCCTGCGCGACGCGCGGGCGGCGCTGCCGGGCGACGCGGTGCACCAGGCGACGGGATGGGCGTTCTCGGCGTTCGGCGCGGCGTGA
- a CDS encoding amidase, with protein sequence MKISEYVSFDAVGLAELVAKGEVTPAEVETAAREAAQAVNPQINAIVETWPADDAPSPGGTPLAGVPFLIKDIAVSMAGRRMELGSRLALGNVAAADSSLMLRFRRAGLVTFGRTATPEMAYSITTEPLLYGATRNPWNLERSAGGSSGGAGAAVAAGVVPIAHATDAAGSLRIPAAYNGLFGLKPTRGRVSMGPGVDEVFNGLAVHGSVSRTVRDSAALLDQIRGPEPGDPYFAQQPSRPYAQEVTRPPGPLRIGVLTQAWGGRRTTPPVADALSRTVRLLESLGHRVEEAEVGLGADWEEFVLANARLMAANLTAQVDELAAAFDRPVDSSTLEPLTLAGYHYGRRVSGPQFVAALTIRNRVARSLARCFDAHDTLLTPTLPELPVPLGTYAEGAEALDGLGWIDCLNDRSPFTMAFNVAGVPAMSVPVTADAETGLPIGMQFAAGYGLEGRLFRLAGQLEQASPWSGRTPTVWAGSPTGP encoded by the coding sequence GTGAAAATCTCCGAGTACGTGAGCTTCGACGCGGTCGGGCTCGCGGAGCTGGTGGCCAAAGGCGAGGTGACCCCCGCCGAGGTGGAAACAGCCGCACGCGAGGCCGCGCAGGCGGTCAATCCGCAGATCAACGCCATCGTGGAGACATGGCCGGCCGACGACGCGCCCAGCCCCGGCGGCACACCGCTGGCCGGGGTCCCTTTCCTGATCAAGGACATCGCGGTCTCCATGGCCGGGAGGCGGATGGAGCTGGGCAGCCGTCTCGCACTCGGCAACGTCGCCGCAGCCGACTCCTCCCTGATGCTGCGCTTCCGCCGCGCCGGCCTCGTGACGTTCGGGCGGACCGCGACACCGGAGATGGCCTACAGCATCACGACGGAACCACTGCTGTACGGCGCGACCCGCAACCCGTGGAACCTGGAGCGGAGCGCGGGCGGATCCAGCGGGGGCGCGGGCGCGGCTGTCGCTGCCGGTGTGGTCCCGATCGCACACGCCACCGACGCCGCCGGCTCGCTGCGCATCCCCGCTGCCTACAACGGCCTCTTCGGACTGAAGCCCACCCGTGGCAGGGTCTCGATGGGCCCCGGCGTCGACGAGGTCTTCAACGGCCTGGCCGTGCACGGCAGCGTCAGCCGCACGGTACGCGACAGTGCGGCGCTGCTCGACCAGATCCGTGGCCCGGAACCGGGCGACCCCTACTTCGCCCAGCAGCCGTCCCGGCCGTACGCACAGGAAGTCACCCGGCCCCCAGGCCCGCTGCGGATCGGTGTCCTCACCCAGGCGTGGGGCGGACGCCGCACCACCCCGCCCGTAGCCGACGCGCTCTCTCGCACCGTGCGTCTGCTCGAATCCCTCGGCCACCGGGTGGAGGAGGCCGAGGTCGGTCTCGGGGCAGACTGGGAGGAGTTCGTCCTGGCCAACGCCCGTCTGATGGCGGCGAATCTGACGGCCCAGGTCGACGAACTGGCTGCGGCCTTCGACCGGCCCGTCGACTCCTCCACCCTCGAGCCGCTCACTCTTGCGGGCTACCACTACGGACGGCGGGTCAGCGGCCCCCAGTTCGTCGCCGCCCTCACGATCCGGAACCGGGTCGCTCGAAGCCTGGCACGGTGCTTCGACGCCCACGACACGCTGCTCACCCCGACCCTGCCGGAACTGCCCGTGCCCCTGGGCACCTATGCCGAGGGCGCAGAGGCACTGGACGGCCTCGGCTGGATCGACTGCCTCAACGACCGCTCACCGTTCACCATGGCGTTCAACGTGGCGGGCGTGCCCGCCATGTCCGTGCCCGTGACGGCCGACGCCGAGACGGGGCTCCCGATCGGTATGCAGTTCGCCGCCGGATACGGACTCGAAGGCCGCCTCTTCCGCCTCGCCGGACAACTCGAACAGGCAAGTCCCTGGTCGGGCCGAACCCCCACGGTGTGGGCAGGGAGTCCCACCGGCCCCTGA
- a CDS encoding GNAT family N-acetyltransferase, translated as MDRTGPVRAVLALALSFEPRTRDQVAQFVAGAVVSAVDEPRAEYALAVVDRGTGELIGSGRIAMDPHQQRAATFGFALRPDTWGAGYGLETVRLLLALGFEDLGLHRVWGARSPLNVASAKTMASAGMVEEGTIREHVLKGGRWRDSVVHAILEREWAR; from the coding sequence ATTGATCGAACCGGTCCCGTGCGGGCCGTGCTCGCCCTGGCGCTCTCGTTCGAGCCGCGTACTCGTGACCAAGTCGCCCAATTCGTGGCTGGGGCCGTCGTCTCGGCCGTCGACGAACCTCGCGCGGAGTACGCACTCGCGGTCGTCGACCGGGGCACGGGCGAATTGATCGGGTCCGGGCGGATCGCTATGGACCCGCACCAGCAGCGCGCGGCCACGTTCGGTTTCGCGCTGCGCCCGGACACCTGGGGCGCCGGCTACGGGCTTGAGACCGTCCGTCTCCTTCTCGCCCTGGGCTTCGAAGACTTGGGTCTTCACCGGGTCTGGGGAGCGCGCTCGCCACTCAACGTGGCCTCGGCGAAGACCATGGCGTCTGCGGGCATGGTCGAGGAGGGCACCATTCGAGAGCACGTTCTCAAAGGAGGGCGATGGCGTGACTCCGTCGTCCACGCCATTCTCGAGCGAGAGTGGGCCCGTTAG
- a CDS encoding GbsR/MarR family transcriptional regulator has product MPGGRLTQQERQQIALGLADGLAYADIARRLDRPTSTVTREVMRNGGPTSYRADLAHRAAERRAHRRKKAAPREPNTPPQAHGRDAEAVREYEETFTTVFMQSGLPKMTARVLASLYTTDSGSLTASELTGRLQVSPASVSKAVTFLEGQGLIRRERDERRRERYVVDDDVLYQSTMAGARSTAHLGEVARQGVGILGPGTPAAARLENIARFVDFVSESIARAADQAREILHTNPERTSDSAT; this is encoded by the coding sequence ATGCCGGGAGGCAGACTCACCCAGCAGGAACGCCAGCAGATCGCGCTGGGACTGGCTGACGGCCTCGCCTACGCGGATATCGCCAGACGCCTCGACCGCCCGACCTCGACCGTCACGCGCGAGGTCATGCGCAACGGCGGCCCCACCTCCTACCGCGCCGACCTCGCTCACCGTGCCGCCGAGCGCCGCGCCCACCGCCGCAAGAAGGCCGCGCCCCGCGAGCCCAACACGCCCCCGCAGGCTCACGGACGCGATGCCGAGGCCGTACGCGAGTACGAGGAGACGTTCACCACCGTCTTCATGCAGTCGGGCCTGCCCAAGATGACGGCCCGGGTGCTGGCCAGCCTCTACACCACCGACTCCGGCAGCCTCACCGCCTCCGAACTGACCGGGCGCCTCCAGGTCAGCCCGGCGTCCGTCTCGAAAGCTGTCACGTTCCTCGAAGGTCAGGGCCTCATCCGCCGGGAACGCGACGAGCGGCGCCGCGAACGCTATGTCGTCGACGACGACGTCCTGTACCAATCCACGATGGCCGGCGCCCGGTCCACCGCACACCTCGGCGAAGTCGCCCGGCAGGGCGTCGGCATCCTCGGCCCCGGCACCCCGGCCGCCGCCCGCCTGGAGAACATCGCCCGCTTCGTCGACTTCGTCTCCGAGAGCATCGCCCGCGCGGCGGACCAGGCCCGCGAGATCCTCCACACCAACCCCGAAAGGACCTCGGACAGCGCTACTTGA
- a CDS encoding RidA family protein: protein MTERRAILSGSTFEEQIGYARAVVDGDWVHVSGTTGFDYATMTISDDVVEQAAQCLRNIEAALAEAGCTFADVVRVRYLLPEREDFEPCWPVLRRAFGEVRPAATMLVCGLADPRMKIEIEVYARRAAA, encoded by the coding sequence ATGACAGAACGACGCGCCATCCTCAGCGGCTCGACCTTCGAGGAGCAGATCGGGTACGCCCGCGCCGTGGTCGACGGCGATTGGGTGCATGTGTCCGGGACGACCGGGTTCGACTACGCCACCATGACGATCTCGGACGACGTGGTGGAGCAGGCCGCGCAGTGCCTGCGCAACATCGAGGCCGCGCTGGCCGAGGCGGGGTGCACCTTCGCCGATGTGGTGCGGGTGCGGTATCTGCTGCCCGAGCGAGAGGACTTCGAGCCCTGCTGGCCCGTGCTGCGCCGCGCCTTCGGGGAGGTGCGGCCGGCCGCCACCATGCTGGTGTGCGGGCTCGCCGACCCCCGTATGAAGATCGAGATAGAGGTGTACGCGCGCCGGGCCGCGGCCTGA